Proteins from a single region of Thunnus albacares chromosome 14, fThuAlb1.1, whole genome shotgun sequence:
- the LOC122996847 gene encoding pyridoxal kinase-like, whose product MECRVLSIQSHVVRGYVGNKSASFPLQVLGFEVDSINSVQFSNHTGYSHWKGQVLTADELHVLYEGIKLNNVHQYDYVLTGYTRDTSFLEMVVDIVQELKRANPNLVYVCDPVLGDHGSMYVPQNLYPVYKNKVVPVADIITPNQFEAELLTGKNISTEKDAVEVMDLLHAMGPDTVVITSSDLPSRLGDRFLVSLGSQRHVRPDGSRTTQRVRIEVPKVDAVFVGTGDLFAAMLLAWTHHYPNDLKTACEKTFSVMHHVIQRTISYAHELAGPGRRPSPPQLELRMVQSKADIEDPAIVTEATVIS is encoded by the exons ATGGAGTGCCGTGTTCTGTCCATACAGAGCCATGTAGTCCGGGGATACGTCGGCAACAAGAGCGCCTCTTTCCCATTACAG GTTTTAGGGTTCGAGGTGGACTCCATCAACTCTGTCCAGTTCTCCAACCATACAG gtTATTCCCACTGGAAGGGCCAGGTGTTGACAGCAGATGAGCTCCATGTTCTTTATGAGGGAATCAAACTGAACAACGTACACCAGTATGACTATGTTTTAACAG GGTATACCAGAGACACTTCCTTCTTGGAGATGGTGGTGGACATTGTTCAGGAGCTAAAGAGAGCCAACCCCAATCTGGTGTATG TGTGTGACCCCGTCCTCGGTGATCATGGATCTATG TACGTTCCTCAGAATCTTTATCCGGTCTATAAGAACAAGGTGGTTCCTGTTGCTGACATTATTACTCCCAACCAGTTCGAGGCCGA ATTGTTGACAGGGAAAAACATCAGCACAGAGAAAGACGCTGTAGAG GTGATGGACCTTCTTCATGCTATGGGCCCAGACACAGTGGTCATCACCTCCTCTGATCTGCCCTCCAGACTGGGAGATCGCTTCCTCGTGTCGTTGGGCAGCCAGCGTCATG TTCGTCCAGACGGCAGCAGGACGACACAGAGAGTTCGAATAGAAGTGCCCAAAGTGGACGCTGTCTTCGTAGGAACCGGAGATTTGTTTGCTGCTATGCTGCTAGCGTGGACACACCACTACCCCAATGACCtaaag acgGCCTGTGAGAAGACATTCTCGGTGATGCACCACGTTATCCAGAGGACCATATCTTACGCTCATG aGTTAGCAGGTCCTGGTCGGAGGCCCAGTCCGCCCCAGCTGGAGCTGAGGATGGTTCAAAGTAAAGCTGACATAGAAGACCCTGCTATAGTTACGGAGGCCACAGTCATATCCTAA
- the LOC122996846 gene encoding kelch-like protein 10 has product MSSVSNSVFSEVLQEGKLCDVVISVDNVEFKAHKIILCGCSSYFRNLFCSKPSTVYSFSSVSPNIWSLILEYAYTGSLVVTEENVLELLAAANRFAIKGILKASSDFLEQKLCVKNCISTWMSADLHNCSDLSQKAYLYILHHFEEVAGFSMEFPQLSVQQLLDFIEKDELNVREESAVFEAILRWIDHAPEERRGHIALLLSKVRLLVMSTESLIDTVSKNNLVRNNRSCLAMVIHVMETLQESNMERPLTDMRLPYNMLLAIGGWAKDFPTESIEVYNVRADRWVRLTNNGESPRAFHGCVYLNGFVYCIGGFDNFDYLRSVRKLSLVTRTWQEVGPMHSIRCYVSVAVLNGCIYAMGGYDRYGQLNTAERYEPDTNQWTLIAPMHDQRSNANAATLHGKIYICGGFNGEEPLSSAECYDPHSNQWTLITPMDTGLNGAAVIAYKDLIYVAGGFNGSRCVNSVAAYDPLSHNWRAMAPMKNSRSNFGIAVLEDQLYVVGGFENYGPTCTVERYDGKTNRWKSVQHMNLPCSTPSCCVVERSPYFSYLE; this is encoded by the exons ATGAGCAGCGTCAGTAATTCGGTCTTCAGCGAGGTCCTGCAGGAGGGAAAGCTGTGTGACGTTGTGATCAGCGTTGATAACGTTGAGTTTAAAGCCCACAAGATCATCCTCTGCGGCTGCAGCTCGTACTTTAG AAATCTCTTCTGCAGTAAACCGTCAACAGTCTACAGTTTCTCCTCCGTGTCACCTAATATATGGAGCCTCATTCTGGAATACGCCTACACCGGCTCTCTTGTGGTGACAGAGGAGAACGTGCTGGAGCTTTTGGCAGCAGCAAACCGCTTCGCAATCAAGGGCATCTTGAAGGCTAGCTCCGACTTTCTGGAGCAGAAGCTTTGTGTCAAGAACTGCATTAGCACATGGATGTCTGCGGACCTCCACAACTGTTCTGACCTCAGCCAAAAGGCGTACCTCTACATCCTGCATCACTTTGAGGAGGTTGCAGGATTCTCTATGGAGTTCCCGCAGCTCTCTGTGCAACAGCTGTTGGATTTCATCGAGAAGGACGAGCTCAACGTGAGAGAAGAGAGCGCTGTGTTTGAGGCCATCCTCCGCTGGATCGATCATGCTCCTGAGGAGCGCAGAGGTCACATAGCTTTGCTGCTGAGCAAG GTCCGCCTGCTTGTAATGTCCACTGAGTCCTTGATCGACACTGTGAGCAAGAACAATCTGGTCAGAAATAATCGGTCATGTCTGGCCATGGTAATCCACGTCATGGAGACCCTGCAGGAGTCCAATATGGAGAGACCGCTGACCGACATGCGCCTGCCCTATAATATGCTATTAGCTATTGGAGGTTGGGCGAAGGATTTTCCAACCGAAAGCATTGAGGTATACAACGTCCGAGCTGACCGCTGGGTGAGACTGACCAACAACGGGGAGTCTCCTCGAGCTTTCCACGGTTGCGTTTACCTAAATGGATTTGTCTATTGTATCGGAGGCTTTGACAATTTTGACTATTTAAGAAGCGTACGAAAACTCAGCCTCGTCACCCGCACCTGGCAAGAGGTGGGGCCGATGCACTCAATCCGATGCTACGTCAGCGTGGCCGTGCTGAATGGCTGCATCTACGCCATGGGAGGTTACGACAGATACGGGCAACTCAACACTGCAGAACGATACGAGCCTGACACCAACCAGTGGACTCTGATCGCACCAATGCACGACCAGAGGAGCAACGCCAATGCTGCAACACTACATGGCAAG ATATACATCTGTGGTGGTTTCAACGGGGAGGAACCTCTGTCATCTGCAGAGTGCTACGACCCTCACAGCAACCAGTGGACGCTGATCACTCCCATGGACACTGGACTGAACGGGGCGGCTGTCATCGCCTACAAAGACCTGATCTACGTA GCTGGCGGCTTCAACGGCTCCAGGTGTGTGAACAGTGTCGCTGCCTATGACCCACTATCGCACAACTGGCGCGCAATGGCTCCCATGAAAAATTCACGCAGCAACTTTGGCATCGCAGTGTTGGAAGACCAGCTGTACGTAGTCGGAGGCTTCGAAAATTACGGCCCCACCTGCACCGTGGAGCGCTACGACGGAAAGACCAACAGGTGGAAATCTGTCCAGCACATGAATCTGCCGTGCAGCACCCCCAGCTGCTGCGTGGTGGAGCGAAGTCCATACTTCTCGTACCTGGAATAA